The DNA sequence ACTCCATGGCTACCAAACAGAGAAAATGGTGAAGGTGAAGAGTCCTCCGATGATCCATTTGCAGCAAAAACCAGTGATAGAAGTGGGGTTTGGCTTCAATGAAGCATGACCTAGCTATTGGACCTTTTCTTTGTAGTGGCACTCTGTGTCTTGAAAGGACCGGTCCACTAACCAAGTGGAAGATAAGGAAGGCAAGAACAGGATTTCAGCTGTTTGGTGTGGCCACCATTCTCAGATCTTCTTCTTGTCCTTCATGTAAGTACAGCTAATCACCTTCAAATGACTATATATAAATACACCACCGAGAGCTTCAACTTACCACAACTCTTcatcttcaaataattatatgtatGGAGAATCACTTGAAGTCTCAAATAGCAAAGATAGTGCTCCTCCTCCTCGTACTCCTCTTCATTCCTCTTGTGCCTGCATCCATAAGGCCTTGCTACCTCTTCTTTCTCCTCAACATCCTTATCCTTGCTCTGGGCGTCGAGGCCGGCTTCCTTCAAATGATTTCTGACCCTCACGACGAGAAGAACATAACGACGTCCATTGCTACTCCTCTGACCATAGCAGATATGCTTGATTGTGCCTTCCATGAAGGGACACTGCATCCGTTGAAGGACTCCGATGGAGAGGAcggagacgaagaagaagaagaggaggaggagaagtgggAAGACATTGGAGAGCTCAGCACGCAGGAGCTGTTCACAAAGTGTGAGGCATTCATTGGCAACTTCTACAAGCAGCTGAGGACGCAAAGGGAGCAGTCGTGGAGGAAGAAGATTCATGACCTCAGAGCCTTCTGACGTTGAACTGCCACACCCTTCGTTGGCCGTGCAAGCTTTGGCTTTCaccttgtaatatatatat is a window from the Musa acuminata AAA Group cultivar baxijiao chromosome BXJ2-1, Cavendish_Baxijiao_AAA, whole genome shotgun sequence genome containing:
- the LOC103997913 gene encoding uncharacterized protein LOC103997913, with protein sequence MENHLKSQIAKIVLLLLVLLFIPLVPASIRPCYLFFLLNILILALGVEAGFLQMISDPHDEKNITTSIATPLTIADMLDCAFHEGTLHPLKDSDGEDGDEEEEEEEEKWEDIGELSTQELFTKCEAFIGNFYKQLRTQREQSWRKKIHDLRAF